A genomic window from Primulina huaijiensis isolate GDHJ02 unplaced genomic scaffold, ASM1229523v2 scaffold6295, whole genome shotgun sequence includes:
- the LOC140970520 gene encoding protein phosphatase 2C 37-like, translating into MAGMCCGVNIGEAETAAPVEPSSKSSRRRRLLDIHQFKFTTTDKAVATPMESGGTRKRQKMEEVVPASSLRDCADGVHSCEVKEIEKRLIDDDVPEEKGPETKSFDLKASTSETQLDVVVPECPKYGMTSVCGRRRDMEDAVAIRPSFSDRSFNLRGGIHLFGVYDGHGCSHVATRCKDRMHEIVRNEIGSGRGASWEQMMSESFSKMDKDVIEWSTASETGDEDPGSVCRCELKTPQTEAVGSTAVVAIVTPDKIIVSNCGDSRAVLCRKGVAIPLSVDHKPDRPDELKRINESGGRVIYWDGARVLGVLAMSRAIGDNYLKPYVISEPEVTVTERTAEDECLILASDGLWDVVSNETACGVALKCLQSCKPRSPPRSPGSDITFTAEGESSDKACSDASILLTKLALARHSADNVSVVVVDLRSGQ; encoded by the exons ATGGCGGGTATGTGCTGCGGAGTTAATATTGGTGAGGCGGAGACGGCTGCGCCGGTCGAGCCGAGCTCTAAATCTTCTCGGAGGAGAAGGCTGCTAGATATCCACCAGTTCAAGTTTACGACCACCGATAAGGCCGTGGCGACTCCGATGGAGAGTGGTGGAACAAGGAAGCGGCAGAAGATGGAGGAGGTGGTTCCGGCGTCTTCGCTGAGGGACTGCGCAGACGGTGTTCACAGCTGCGAGGTGAAGGAGATCGAGAAGAGATTGATTGATGATGACGTACCTGAGGAGAAAGGGCCCGAAACTAAATCGTTTGATTTGAAAGCATCGACGTCGGAAACGCAGCTTGATGTGGTGGTTCCCGAGTGCCCAAAATACGGGATGACTTCTGTTTGTGGAAGGAGAAGAGATATGGAAGATGCGGTGGCGATACGCCCCAGTTTTTCTGATCGGAGCTTTAATTTAAGGGGCGGGATTCATCTCTTTGGAGTCTATGACGGTCATGGTTGCTCACAC GTGGCAACAAGGTGCAAGGATCGAATGCACGAAATAGTGAGAAACGAGATCGGAAGCGGCCGTGGAGCTTCGTGGGAGCAAATGATGTCCGAAAGTTTCTCGAAAATGGACAAGGATGTCATCGAATGGTCTACCGCCAGCGAAACTGGGGACGAAGACCCTGGCTCTGTCTGCCGGTGCGAGCTAAAGACTCCGCAGACGGAGGCTGTAGGATCCACCGCTGTCGTGGCGATCGTGACGCCGGACAAGATTATCGTCTCGAATTGTGGAGATTCTCGAGCCGTTCTTTGTCGGAAAGGCGTGGCGATTCCCCTTTCCGTGGACCATAAG CCTGATCGACCTGATGAACTGAAACGGATTAACGAATCCGGCGGCCGGGTTATATACTGGGACGGGGCTCGAGTTCTTGGAGTCTTGGCAATGTCCCGCGCAATCg GTGATAATTACTTGAAGCCGTACGTCATATCGGAGCCGGAGGTGACTGTGACGGAGCGGACGGCTGAGGACGAGTGCTTGATATTAGCAAGCGACGGGCTTTGGGATGTGGTTTCGAACGAGACAGCTTGTGGGGTTGCGCTCAAATGTTTACAGTCGTGTAAACCGAGATCTCCGCCAAGATCTCCGGGGAGCGACATCACCTTCACGGCGGAGGGGGAAAGTTCCGACAAGGCTTGCTCGGATGCGTCAATTCTTTTGACCAAACTAGCCCTGGCTCGCCATAGCGCTGACAACGTTAGCGTTGTGGTGGTTGATTTGCGGAGTGGCCAATAA
- the LOC140970527 gene encoding 2S seed storage albumin protein-like, translating to MAKNIALAAALLVAMLSLATANTYTTTLTTTIVDETNPGQHQQCRQQLQGRRFRSCQRYLQQGREGGRYDDSEDGDLPALNPGEQSESLRQCCNDLRNVNEQCRCEAIRQAVREQQQEGGGYQGEGFQQVYERARNLPRRCHMDRPQQCQLSGVFV from the coding sequence ATGGCGAAGAACATAGCACTCGCGGCGGCTCTTCTCGTGGCTATGCTATCCCTGGCCACCGCCAACACCTACACCACCACCTTGACCACCACCATCGTTGACGAAACCAACCCAGGGCAGCACCAACAGTGTCGCCAGCAGCTGCAGGGCCGTAGGTTCCGCTCCTGCCAGAGGTACTTGCAACAAGGACGAGAAGGTGGCCGATATGATGACTCGGAAGATGGAGATCTACCGGCACTGAACCCCGGCGAGCAGAGCGAATCCCTGAGGCAGTGCTGCAACGATCTACGCAATGTGAACGAGCAGTGCCGGTGCGAAGCCATCAGGCAGGCGGTGAGGGAACAACAGCAGGAGGGAGGCGGCTACCAAGGCGAGGGATTCCAGCAGGTGTACGAGAGAGCCAGAAATCTTCCCCGCAGGTGCCATATGGATCGCCCCCAGCAATGCCAATTGAGCGGCGTGTTTGTGTAA